One Pseudomonas sp. MH9.2 DNA segment encodes these proteins:
- a CDS encoding DUF2474 domain-containing protein: MSAEESSHEPDPALKKPVWQRVAWLVGIYAGSVLALGIVAYGMRLFMNAAGLTTH; the protein is encoded by the coding sequence ATGTCTGCTGAAGAATCTTCCCATGAACCGGACCCGGCGCTGAAAAAGCCGGTCTGGCAGCGCGTAGCCTGGCTGGTTGGGATCTACGCCGGCAGTGTGCTGGCGTTGGGGATAGTCGCTTACGGTATGCGGCTGTTCATGAACGCGGCAGGGCTGACCACGCACTGA
- a CDS encoding MFS transporter: MPDQAPALLRHHRPFLAFWFARIFTASGFQMLTVAIGWNLYQLTGNVLDLGLVGLAQFIPRVIFMLHTGHVADRYDRRKVSAICQAAQALIALALVIGSTTNSVTPEMIFILSFLLGAARSFEMPTTQALLPSIVPTSLFPRAVAAAQSAQQSATIVAPALGGFLFAFGSTWVYGPTVLLYVIACALMLNLPARQTPLNKAKATLDSLLAGIRYIRSRPDILGAISLDLFAVLLGGATALLPVFAKDILLTGPWGLGLLRSAPAVGALLMSLWLARFSVERNVGRVMFTAVGIFGVATIAFGLSTSFWFSLAVLVVLGAADMISMVIRASFVQLETPDEMRGRVSAVNGLFIGASNQLGEFESGLTAHWMGTVPAVVLGGIGTLAVTGTWIKLFPSLARRDRMRDLVMEQEKQPA; this comes from the coding sequence ATGCCTGATCAAGCACCTGCGTTGCTGCGTCATCATCGACCCTTCCTGGCTTTCTGGTTTGCGCGAATTTTCACCGCCAGCGGCTTTCAGATGTTGACCGTGGCCATCGGCTGGAACCTCTACCAACTGACCGGCAACGTTTTGGATCTGGGCCTGGTGGGCCTGGCCCAATTCATCCCCCGGGTGATTTTCATGCTGCACACCGGGCATGTGGCTGACCGTTATGACCGACGCAAGGTCTCTGCGATCTGCCAGGCGGCCCAGGCCTTGATCGCCCTGGCACTGGTGATCGGCAGCACCACCAACAGCGTCACCCCGGAAATGATCTTCATCCTTTCGTTTTTGCTCGGTGCCGCCCGCTCTTTCGAAATGCCGACCACCCAAGCGCTGTTGCCCTCCATCGTGCCCACCTCGCTGTTTCCGCGGGCGGTGGCGGCAGCACAGTCAGCGCAACAGTCGGCGACCATTGTCGCGCCGGCGCTGGGCGGCTTTCTGTTTGCGTTCGGTAGCACCTGGGTCTACGGCCCGACGGTGCTGCTGTATGTCATTGCCTGCGCGCTGATGCTCAATCTGCCTGCGCGGCAGACGCCATTGAACAAAGCCAAGGCCACCCTGGACTCGCTGCTGGCCGGGATTCGTTATATTCGCAGCCGTCCGGACATCCTCGGCGCAATTTCGCTGGACCTGTTCGCGGTCTTGCTCGGGGGCGCCACGGCACTGCTGCCGGTATTCGCCAAAGACATTTTACTGACCGGCCCTTGGGGGCTTGGTCTGCTGCGCTCGGCTCCCGCAGTGGGTGCACTGCTGATGTCGTTGTGGCTGGCGCGCTTCTCGGTCGAGCGCAACGTGGGGCGGGTGATGTTCACCGCTGTGGGCATCTTCGGCGTCGCCACCATTGCCTTCGGCCTGTCGACCTCGTTCTGGTTTTCCCTGGCGGTGCTGGTCGTACTCGGCGCGGCGGACATGATCAGCATGGTGATTCGCGCCTCGTTCGTGCAGCTCGAAACACCGGACGAAATGCGCGGCCGGGTCAGTGCAGTGAATGGCTTGTTCATCGGCGCGTCCAACCAGCTCGGTGAGTTCGAGTCCGGCCTCACTGCCCACTGGATGGGGACTGTGCCTGCCGTGGTACTCGGCGGCATCGGTACACTTGCCGTCACAGGGACCTGGATCAAACTCTTCCCCAGCCTGGCCAGGCGCGACCGAATGCGCGATCTGGTGATGGAGCAAGAGAAACAGCCAGCCTGA
- a CDS encoding catalase — MNATLALGIVSRRRLLSLLTVSLLSVSVQAANLTRDNGALVGDNQNSQTAGEHGPVLLQDVQLIQKLQRFDRERIPERVVHARGTGAHGQFTVTDDLSDLSKAHVFAAGETTPVFVRFSAVVHGNHSPETLRDPRGFATKFYTREGNWDLVGNNFPTFFIRDAIKFPDMVHAFKPDPRTNLDDDSRRFDFFSHVPEATRTLTELYSNNGTPASYREMDGNGVHAYKLVNARGQVHYVKFQWKSLQGINNLNSKQVAEVQGRDYSHMTNDLVTHINQGNFPKWDLYVQVLKPEALAAFDFDPLDATKIWPDVPQRKVGQMVLNKNPGNVFQETEQVTMAPSNLVPGIEPSEDRLLQGRVFSYSDTQLYRLGANAQQLPVNAPKVPVNNGNQDGAMNAGHSTSGVNYQPSRLNPREEQADARYSQLPLAGTTQQAKIQREQNFKQAGELYRSYSKKERADLIENFGGSLSSSDDESKHIILSFLYKADPEYGTGVTKVAMGDLVRVRALAKKLTD, encoded by the coding sequence ATGAACGCCACCCTCGCGCTCGGAATTGTTTCCCGCCGAAGACTTCTGAGCCTTTTGACGGTCAGCCTGCTTTCCGTTTCAGTGCAAGCCGCAAACCTGACCCGCGATAACGGGGCGCTCGTCGGTGACAATCAAAACTCGCAAACCGCGGGCGAGCACGGCCCGGTCTTGCTGCAAGACGTGCAGTTGATCCAGAAGCTTCAGCGGTTCGATCGCGAGCGTATCCCCGAGCGTGTCGTGCATGCTCGCGGCACAGGGGCCCATGGTCAGTTCACGGTAACGGACGACCTGAGCGACTTGAGCAAAGCCCACGTTTTCGCAGCGGGTGAGACGACCCCGGTGTTTGTGCGATTTTCCGCCGTGGTGCATGGCAATCATTCCCCTGAGACCTTGCGCGATCCGCGAGGTTTCGCGACCAAGTTCTATACCCGTGAAGGCAATTGGGATTTGGTAGGCAATAACTTTCCGACTTTCTTTATTCGCGATGCCATCAAGTTCCCGGACATGGTGCATGCGTTCAAGCCGGACCCGAGGACCAACCTTGACGACGACTCTCGTCGGTTTGATTTCTTCTCCCATGTCCCGGAGGCCACCCGCACGTTGACCGAGCTGTACTCCAATAACGGTACGCCAGCCAGCTACCGTGAAATGGACGGTAACGGTGTGCATGCCTACAAACTGGTGAATGCCAGGGGCCAGGTTCACTACGTGAAATTCCAGTGGAAGAGTTTGCAAGGCATAAATAACCTCAACTCGAAGCAGGTGGCTGAAGTGCAAGGCCGTGATTACAGCCACATGACCAACGACTTGGTGACCCATATCAACCAAGGCAACTTTCCGAAATGGGACCTGTATGTGCAGGTGCTTAAGCCTGAAGCGTTGGCGGCGTTCGATTTTGACCCGCTGGATGCCACCAAAATCTGGCCAGACGTTCCTCAGCGCAAGGTCGGGCAGATGGTCTTGAACAAGAACCCGGGCAACGTTTTCCAGGAAACCGAGCAGGTCACCATGGCGCCTTCCAATCTGGTGCCGGGCATTGAGCCGTCCGAAGACCGCCTGCTGCAAGGACGGGTCTTCTCGTATTCCGACACGCAGTTGTACCGCTTGGGTGCAAACGCGCAGCAACTGCCGGTCAATGCGCCAAAAGTGCCGGTTAATAACGGTAATCAGGACGGTGCGATGAACGCTGGTCACAGCACGTCGGGTGTCAACTATCAGCCGAGTCGCCTTAACCCGCGTGAAGAGCAGGCCGATGCCCGTTACAGTCAACTGCCGTTGGCAGGTACAACCCAGCAAGCGAAAATCCAGCGTGAGCAGAACTTCAAGCAAGCGGGAGAGCTGTACCGTTCCTACAGCAAAAAAGAGCGGGCCGATCTGATTGAGAATTTCGGCGGCTCATTATCTTCCTCCGACGATGAAAGCAAGCACATCATCCTTTCGTTCCTTTACAAGGCAGATCCGGAATACGGCACCGGCGTCACCAAGGTTGCGATGGGCGATCTCGTTCGGGTAAGAGCGCTGGCGAAAAAACTGACGGACTGA
- the cydB gene encoding cytochrome d ubiquinol oxidase subunit II: MGIDLPLIWAVIIIFGIMMYVVMDGFDLGIGILFPFIKDDSERDVMMNTVAPVWDGNETWLVLGGAALFGAFPLAYSVVLSALYLPLILMLIGLIFRGVAFEFRFKAKDDKRHLWDKAFIGGSLTATFFQGVALGAFIDGIPVVNRQFAGGALDWLTPFTMFCGVALIVAYALLGCTWLIMKTEGKLQKQMHDLARPLALVVLAVTAIVSIWTPLTHPEIATRWFSLPNLFWFLPVPILVLVTMYGLLRAVARNAHYTPFLLTLVLIFLGYSGLGISLWPHIVPPSITIWEAAAPPQSQGFMLVGTLFIIPFILGYTFWSYYVFRGKVTHEDGYH, translated from the coding sequence ATGGGTATTGATCTTCCGCTTATCTGGGCTGTGATCATCATCTTCGGGATCATGATGTATGTGGTCATGGACGGCTTCGACCTGGGGATCGGGATTCTTTTCCCCTTCATCAAGGACGATTCCGAGCGCGATGTGATGATGAACACCGTGGCCCCCGTGTGGGACGGTAACGAAACCTGGCTGGTCCTGGGGGGCGCAGCATTGTTTGGCGCCTTCCCGCTGGCCTATTCGGTGGTGTTGTCGGCGCTGTACCTGCCGCTGATCCTGATGCTGATCGGTTTGATCTTTCGCGGGGTAGCCTTCGAGTTCCGCTTCAAGGCCAAAGATGATAAGCGCCACTTGTGGGACAAAGCGTTCATCGGCGGCTCGTTGACCGCGACCTTCTTCCAGGGCGTAGCGCTGGGGGCGTTCATCGATGGTATTCCAGTGGTCAATCGCCAGTTCGCCGGGGGGGCACTGGACTGGCTGACGCCGTTCACGATGTTCTGTGGCGTCGCCCTGATCGTCGCTTATGCGCTATTGGGCTGCACCTGGCTGATCATGAAAACCGAAGGCAAGCTGCAAAAGCAGATGCACGATCTGGCTCGGCCGTTAGCCTTGGTGGTATTGGCGGTGACCGCTATCGTCAGCATCTGGACGCCGCTGACCCACCCTGAAATTGCCACCCGCTGGTTCAGCCTGCCGAACCTGTTCTGGTTCCTGCCGGTGCCGATTCTGGTACTGGTGACGATGTATGGTCTGCTGCGTGCCGTGGCACGCAATGCTCACTACACGCCGTTTTTGCTGACGCTGGTGTTGATCTTCCTCGGCTACAGCGGGTTGGGCATCAGCCTGTGGCCGCACATCGTGCCGCCGTCGATCACTATCTGGGAGGCCGCCGCGCCGCCACAAAGCCAGGGCTTCATGCTGGTGGGCACGCTGTTCATCATCCCGTTCATCCTGGGCTACACCTTCTGGAGCTACTACGTGTTCCGTGGCAAGGTCACCCACGAAGACGGCTATCACTAG
- a CDS encoding ferredoxin--NADP reductase, with protein MTASAEKYTHQTLLNVTPLTSNLFTLRTTRDPGFRFRAGQFARLGVTKADGSIVWRAYSMVSSPHDEFLEFFSIVVPDGEFTSELSRLREGDTLLIDRQAFGFLTLDRFVDGRDLWMLSTGTGIAPFLSILQDFEVWEKFERIILVYSVREARELAYQQLIAGLTERDYLADYAGKLLFLPTVTREHYPGALGGRITQLIESGELERAAGLKMTPEHSRVMLCGNPQMIDDTRQMLKLRDMQLSLSRRPGQVAVENYW; from the coding sequence ATGACTGCCAGCGCAGAGAAATACACCCACCAGACGCTGCTCAACGTCACGCCATTGACCTCGAATCTGTTCACCTTGCGTACCACCCGCGATCCCGGTTTTCGCTTTCGGGCCGGTCAGTTTGCACGGCTGGGCGTGACCAAGGCCGATGGCAGCATTGTCTGGCGGGCGTATTCGATGGTGTCGTCGCCCCACGATGAATTTCTCGAGTTCTTTTCCATCGTGGTACCGGACGGCGAATTCACCAGCGAACTGAGCCGCCTGCGTGAAGGCGACACGTTGCTGATCGATCGTCAGGCATTCGGCTTCTTGACCCTGGACCGCTTCGTCGACGGGCGTGACCTGTGGATGTTATCCACGGGCACTGGCATTGCGCCGTTCCTGTCGATCCTGCAGGACTTTGAGGTGTGGGAAAAATTCGAGCGCATCATTCTGGTCTATAGCGTGCGTGAAGCCCGCGAGCTGGCCTATCAGCAACTGATCGCCGGACTCACCGAGCGGGACTATCTGGCCGACTACGCCGGCAAGTTACTGTTTTTGCCGACCGTCACCCGCGAGCATTACCCCGGCGCATTGGGCGGACGCATTACTCAGCTTATTGAAAGCGGCGAGCTGGAGCGGGCGGCGGGGCTGAAAATGACCCCCGAGCACTCGCGAGTCATGCTGTGTGGTAACCCGCAAATGATCGACGACACCCGCCAGATGCTCAAACTGCGCGACATGCAACTCAGTCTGAGCCGCCGCCCGGGGCAGGTGGCGGTGGAAAATTATTGGTAA
- a CDS encoding helix-turn-helix transcriptional regulator, giving the protein MNSLNPDQLETLMATVEESVWENAFSSRLRRGEVHSIQDLRGVKKRLTQTRNHETTSSTECYKKVEQTLWLCHLLRTFMTERLLTQTPPSISPSLSIRETEILKWSAKGKTADDISTILKLKTRTINFHIANAIKKMGATNKTSAVVQAALNGIL; this is encoded by the coding sequence ATGAACAGCTTGAACCCGGATCAACTAGAGACATTGATGGCCACTGTGGAAGAATCCGTTTGGGAAAATGCCTTTTCCTCTCGGTTAAGGCGGGGCGAAGTCCACTCTATTCAGGACCTTCGTGGCGTCAAAAAAAGACTGACACAGACACGTAATCACGAAACGACTTCATCCACAGAGTGCTACAAGAAAGTCGAACAAACTTTATGGCTGTGCCACCTGCTACGGACCTTCATGACAGAACGGTTGTTGACCCAAACCCCGCCCTCCATCAGTCCATCGCTGTCGATCCGGGAAACTGAAATACTCAAATGGTCTGCCAAAGGCAAAACGGCAGATGACATCAGTACCATCCTCAAGTTGAAAACACGCACGATCAATTTTCATATCGCCAACGCGATTAAAAAAATGGGTGCGACCAACAAAACCTCGGCCGTGGTGCAGGCTGCCTTGAACGGCATTCTCTGA
- a CDS encoding class I SAM-dependent methyltransferase, with protein MPLLNSPFAQLDLIRQPDQQNEPLQAFDAADEYLLSHVAEQGLTPDSRVLVLNDSFGALAASLASHAQVMSSSDSFLAALALEKNLVRNGQAFDAVPMIPASDMFTGPFDWVLIRVPKTLALLEEQLIRLQGQLAPGAQVIAAAMIKHLPRAAGDLLEQYIGPVQASLAVKKARLLFATPHIKGVQPSPYPSRYTLEDPVIELVNHANVFCREGLDIGTRAFLPHLPKNLGSARVADLGCGNGVLAIASALANPQAHYTLVDESFMAVQSATENWRTALGEREVIVRAGDGLAGQEADSLDVVLCNPPFHQQQVVGDFLAWRMFQQARDALVVGGALYIVGNRHLGYHSKLARLFRGVEQVATTPKFVVLKARK; from the coding sequence ATGCCCCTGCTTAACAGCCCTTTCGCTCAGCTCGATCTCATCCGCCAGCCTGACCAACAGAACGAGCCGTTGCAGGCGTTCGACGCAGCCGATGAATACCTGCTCAGTCATGTGGCGGAGCAGGGCCTGACTCCAGACAGCCGCGTGCTGGTGCTCAACGACAGCTTTGGCGCGCTGGCAGCCAGCCTCGCCAGCCACGCGCAGGTGATGAGTAGCAGCGACTCCTTTCTCGCCGCGCTAGCACTGGAAAAAAACCTCGTGCGCAACGGCCAGGCCTTTGATGCAGTGCCGATGATTCCGGCCAGTGACATGTTCACCGGACCGTTCGATTGGGTACTGATCCGTGTCCCGAAGACCCTGGCCTTGCTCGAAGAACAACTGATTCGCTTGCAGGGGCAACTGGCACCCGGCGCGCAGGTGATTGCAGCTGCGATGATCAAGCATCTGCCGCGCGCGGCGGGCGATTTGCTGGAGCAATACATCGGACCGGTGCAGGCGTCATTGGCGGTGAAAAAAGCGCGCTTGCTGTTTGCCACCCCGCACATCAAAGGCGTGCAGCCCTCACCCTACCCGAGCCGTTACACACTTGAAGACCCGGTCATCGAACTGGTGAATCACGCCAACGTATTCTGTCGCGAAGGACTGGATATCGGCACCCGGGCGTTTCTACCGCACCTGCCGAAAAACCTCGGCTCGGCACGTGTAGCGGACCTGGGCTGCGGCAACGGAGTGCTGGCCATTGCCAGCGCACTGGCCAATCCGCAAGCGCATTACACGCTGGTGGATGAGTCGTTCATGGCCGTGCAGTCAGCCACTGAAAACTGGCGGACCGCATTGGGTGAGCGCGAGGTTATTGTGCGGGCCGGCGACGGGCTGGCCGGTCAGGAAGCTGACTCGCTGGACGTGGTGCTGTGCAATCCGCCCTTCCATCAACAACAGGTGGTCGGTGATTTCCTCGCCTGGCGTATGTTCCAGCAAGCGCGCGATGCGTTGGTGGTCGGCGGCGCACTGTACATCGTCGGTAACCGCCATTTGGGCTACCACAGCAAACTGGCGCGACTGTTTCGCGGCGTCGAGCAAGTGGCCACAACCCCGAAGTTCGTGGTGCTTAAAGCGCGCAAGTAA
- the mscL gene encoding large-conductance mechanosensitive channel protein MscL gives MSVLSEFKAFAVKGNVVDMAVGIIIGAAFGKIVSSFVGDVVMPPIGLLIGGVDFSDLTATLRPAEGTLPAVVVSYGKFIQSIIDFVIVAFAIFMGVKAINRLKREEAVAPTLPATPSPEEVLLSEIRDLLKVQNGRPLESVIADPTRLG, from the coding sequence ATGAGCGTACTAAGCGAGTTCAAGGCATTCGCCGTCAAAGGCAACGTGGTCGACATGGCGGTCGGGATTATCATTGGCGCGGCCTTCGGAAAAATCGTTTCGTCGTTCGTCGGCGATGTTGTCATGCCACCTATTGGGCTGTTGATCGGCGGAGTGGATTTCAGCGATCTGACCGCTACCCTCCGACCTGCAGAAGGCACTCTGCCGGCCGTGGTCGTGTCTTACGGCAAGTTTATCCAGTCGATTATCGACTTTGTGATCGTGGCGTTCGCCATCTTCATGGGCGTCAAGGCCATCAATCGCCTCAAACGCGAAGAGGCTGTCGCGCCAACGCTGCCGGCCACCCCTAGCCCGGAAGAAGTGCTATTGAGCGAGATCCGTGACTTGTTGAAAGTGCAGAACGGCAGACCGCTGGAAAGTGTGATTGCCGATCCAACCCGGCTGGGTTGA
- a CDS encoding DJ-1 family glyoxalase III: MTLRALITVADGIDDLQSVTLIDVLRRAEIEVLVASVESRRMLTGARGTRLTADAMLVDVLAQSFDLIVLPGGMPGAQRLADHQPLAQRVNEQAKAGRFYAAIGEAPAVALQVYGVLKQRRMTCHPGFSDRLSGCTYVDQPVVVDGNCITAQGSGAALAFALTLVEQLCGKGKRAAMGKLLLI, from the coding sequence ATGACGTTAAGAGCCCTGATCACCGTCGCCGACGGCATCGACGATCTGCAAAGTGTGACCCTGATCGATGTGCTGCGCCGCGCCGAGATTGAAGTGCTGGTCGCCAGCGTCGAGTCCCGACGCATGTTGACGGGCGCGCGTGGCACGCGGTTGACCGCTGATGCGATGCTGGTCGATGTGCTGGCGCAAAGCTTCGACCTGATCGTCTTGCCCGGTGGCATGCCAGGCGCACAGCGCTTGGCTGATCATCAGCCGTTGGCCCAGCGGGTGAATGAACAGGCGAAAGCAGGACGGTTTTACGCCGCTATCGGTGAAGCACCTGCCGTGGCACTGCAGGTGTACGGCGTGCTCAAACAACGGCGCATGACCTGTCATCCGGGATTCAGTGATCGGTTGTCGGGGTGTACGTACGTCGATCAACCGGTGGTGGTCGATGGCAATTGCATCACCGCGCAAGGTTCTGGTGCAGCGTTGGCGTTTGCACTCACGCTGGTGGAACAGCTGTGCGGTAAAGGTAAGCGGGCGGCCATGGGTAAGTTGCTGCTTATCTAA
- a CDS encoding cytochrome ubiquinol oxidase subunit I, which translates to MFGLEALDLARIQFAFTISFHILFPAITIGLASYLAVLEGLWLKTQNDVYRDLYHFWSKVFAVNFGMGVVSGLVMAYQFGTNWSRFSDFAGSITGPLLTYEVLTAFFLEAGFLGVMLFGWNKVGRNLHFFATVMVAIGTLISTFWILASNSWMQTPQGFEIVNGQVIPVDWFAVIFTPSFPYRLAHMATAAFVATAFFVGSSAAWHLLRGRDTPQIRTMLSMAMWMALLVAPVQAVIGDFHGLNTLKYQPAKIAAIEGHWENVGNEPTPLILFGWPDMKAEKTRFAVEVPYLGSLILTHTLTEQVPALKDFKPEDRPNSTIVFWSFRVMVGLGFLMIFTGLWSLWLRMRGKLYHSRAFLYLALWMGPSGLIAMLAGWFTTEIGRQPWVVYGLMRTADASSGHSFGQMSLTLGLFVVVYFTLFGVGLGYMMRLVRKGPVSNEGKEQNPGGPGQQRTPARPLSAAEDGSDGDDTHSLSKGN; encoded by the coding sequence ATGTTCGGTTTAGAGGCACTCGATCTCGCCCGAATTCAGTTCGCATTCACCATCTCATTCCACATCCTGTTTCCTGCCATCACTATCGGTCTGGCAAGTTACCTGGCGGTGCTTGAGGGGTTGTGGCTGAAAACGCAGAACGATGTGTACCGTGATCTATACCACTTCTGGTCCAAGGTGTTTGCCGTCAACTTCGGCATGGGCGTGGTCTCCGGGTTGGTCATGGCTTACCAATTCGGTACCAACTGGAGTCGGTTCTCTGACTTCGCCGGGTCGATCACCGGGCCGCTGCTGACGTATGAAGTGCTCACCGCATTCTTCCTTGAAGCAGGCTTCCTCGGGGTGATGTTGTTCGGCTGGAACAAGGTCGGGCGCAACCTGCACTTCTTCGCCACGGTCATGGTTGCCATCGGCACGCTGATCTCGACGTTCTGGATTCTCGCGTCCAACAGCTGGATGCAGACCCCGCAGGGCTTTGAAATCGTCAATGGCCAAGTGATTCCGGTGGACTGGTTCGCGGTGATTTTCACCCCGTCGTTCCCCTACCGTCTGGCACACATGGCCACGGCGGCATTTGTGGCGACGGCGTTTTTTGTGGGTTCCTCGGCGGCCTGGCATTTATTGCGCGGTCGCGACACCCCGCAAATTCGCACCATGCTCTCCATGGCGATGTGGATGGCGTTGCTGGTGGCGCCTGTTCAGGCAGTGATCGGCGACTTCCACGGCCTCAATACGCTCAAGTACCAGCCGGCTAAAATCGCCGCGATTGAAGGTCACTGGGAAAATGTCGGCAATGAGCCGACCCCGCTGATCCTGTTCGGCTGGCCGGACATGAAGGCTGAAAAAACCCGTTTCGCCGTGGAAGTCCCCTACTTGGGCAGCTTGATCCTGACCCACACGCTGACCGAGCAAGTGCCCGCGTTGAAGGACTTCAAACCTGAAGACCGGCCTAACTCGACCATCGTGTTCTGGTCGTTCCGGGTCATGGTCGGGTTGGGCTTCCTGATGATCTTTACCGGTTTGTGGAGCCTGTGGCTGCGCATGCGCGGCAAGCTTTATCACTCGCGGGCATTCCTGTACCTCGCCTTGTGGATGGGCCCGTCGGGTCTGATTGCGATGTTGGCGGGCTGGTTTACCACTGAAATCGGCCGTCAACCGTGGGTCGTCTACGGCCTGATGCGCACCGCCGATGCGTCTTCCGGGCACAGTTTCGGGCAGATGAGCCTGACCCTGGGATTGTTCGTGGTGGTCTACTTCACGCTGTTCGGCGTTGGTCTGGGCTACATGATGCGCCTGGTGCGCAAAGGCCCGGTCAGCAACGAAGGCAAGGAACAGAACCCCGGTGGTCCGGGCCAGCAACGCACGCCTGCACGTCCTCTCTCCGCTGCCGAAGACGGCTCCGACGGTGATGACACTCACAGCCTGAGCAAGGGGAATTGA